The Henckelia pumila isolate YLH828 chromosome 2, ASM3356847v2, whole genome shotgun sequence genome includes a window with the following:
- the LOC140880188 gene encoding uncharacterized protein isoform X1 gives MDLESNYEISRVANFIRSNNFTRVALQFPDELLKDSTMAVKALRQVLDSSVKLYVMADTTYGSCCVDEVGAAHVNAECVIHFGHTCLSPTSTLPALFIFGKSSINASNCVENLLDCGLKSGKPVLVLFGLEYTHAIPEIKEALTPYISSLNGDFLFADAKCSVIIPYEASGPRNQLRQSDSQVAGECFSKGNGLDYTMGGLRWRLPEGRKMEDYLLFWIGLNNPAFANVLLTFNSCETVRYAANEVCLVTDLSQQKKVLKRRYYLVEKAKDANIIGILVGTLGAVGYLHMIHHIKELITKAGKKPYTFVMGRPNPSKLANFPECDVFINVACAQTALLDSKEFFAPIITPFEAMLALDRGSQWTGGYVMEFQDLIGSTPVKAREQPEEARFSFLEGGYVEDLELQDFHEVEKDGVHALVNATEKALRICDDNSQSVTKGKARSGAEYFASRSYHGLDINVSNSLPEKFLIGKSGKASGYKNENVEP, from the exons atGGATTTGGAATCCAATTACGAAATTTCGCGTGTCGCCAACTTCATCCGCTCCAATAATTTCACCAGAGTTGCTCTTCAG TTCCCAGATGAGCTACTGAAAGATTCAACAATGGCAGTGAAAGCTCTGCGCCAGGTATTGGATTCTTCTGTCAAGTTGTATGTAATGGCGGATACGACTTATGGCAGCTGCTGCGTAGATGAAGTTGGAGCGGCTCATGTCAATGCTGAGTGTGTCATTCATTTTGGTCATACATGCCTAAGCCC GACATCAACTCTTCCTGCACTATTCATTTTTGGCAAATCTTCAATCAATGCTTCTAACTGTGTGGAGAATTTGCTTGATTGCGGGTTGAAAAGTGGCAAGCCTGTATTG GTTCTTTTTGGGCTGGAATACACGCATGCCATACCAGAAATTAAAGAAGCATTGACACCTTATATATCAAGTTTAAATGGAGATTTCCTTTTTGCTGATGCAAAATGTTCGGTTATAATCCCATATGAAGCTTCTGGACCTCGTAATCAACTCAGGCAAAGTGATAGTCAAGTGGCTGGTGAATGCTTTTCTAAAGGAAATGGCCTGGATTATACAATGGGAGGGTTGAGATGGAGATTGCCCGAAGGACGGAAAATGGAGGATTATTTGCTCTTCTGGATTGGGTTGAACAATCCAGCATTTGCAAATGTCTTACTTACATTCAATAGCTGTGAAACAG TCAGATATGCTGCGAATGAGGTTTGCTTGGTGACCGACTTATCTCAGCAGAAAAAAGTTCTAAAGCGTAG ATATTATCTTGTTGAGAAAGCAAAGGATGCCAACATAATCGGAATCCTGGTTGGAACACTTGGAGCAG TTGGTTACCTTCACATGATTCATCATATCAAAGAACTGATTACAAAGGCCGGGAAAAAACCATATACTTTTGTTATGGGAAGACCAAACCCTTCAAAACTTGCCAATTTTCCCGAG TGTGATGTTTTTATAAATGTGGCTTGCGCACAGACAGCTCTATTGGATAGCAAGGAGTTCTTTGCTCCTATAATTACTCCGTTTGAAGCTATGCTTGCTTTAGACAG GGGAAGTCAATGGACTGGAGGATATGTGATGGAATTTCAGGATTTGATTGGTTCAACTCCTGTAAAAGCAAGGGAACAGCCTGAAGAAGCACGTTTTTCTTTCCTTGAAGGTGGTTATGTTGAAGATTTGGAACTACAAG ACTTCCATGAGGTAGAGAAGGATGGAGTTCATGCACTGGTGAATGCCACAGAAAAGGCTCTGCGAATATGCGATGACAACTCACAATCTGTCACGAAGGGCAAAGCCAGATCTGGGGCTGAATATTTTGCCAGTCGATCATACCATGGCCTTGATATTAATGTGAGCAATTCTCTTCCGGAGAAATTTTTGATTGGGAAAAGTGGAAAGGCATCGGGTTACAAGAATGAGAATGTGGAACCATAA
- the LOC140880188 gene encoding uncharacterized protein isoform X2: MDLESNYEISRVANFIRSNNFTRVALQFPDELLKDSTMAVKALRQVLDSSVKLYVMADTTYGSCCVDEVGAAHVNAECVIHFGHTCLSPTSTLPALFIFGKSSINASNCVENLLDCGLKSGKPVLVLFGLEYTHAIPEIKEALTPYISSLNGDFLFADAKCSVIIPYEASGPRNQLRQSDSQVAGECFSKGNGLDYTMGGLRWRLPEGRKMEDYLLFWIGLNNPAFANVLLTFNSCETVRYAANEVCLVTDLSQQKKVLKRRYYLVEKAKDANIIGILVGTLGAVGYLHMIHHIKELITKAGKKPYTFVMGRPNPSKLANFPECDVFINVACAQTALLDSKEFFAPIITPFEAMLALDRGSQWTGGYVMEFQDLIGSTPVKAREQPEEARFSFLEGGYVEDLELQGNWVEKDGVHALVNATEKALRICDDNSQSVTKGKARSGAEYFASRSYHGLDINVSNSLPEKFLIGKSGKASGYKNENVEP; this comes from the exons atGGATTTGGAATCCAATTACGAAATTTCGCGTGTCGCCAACTTCATCCGCTCCAATAATTTCACCAGAGTTGCTCTTCAG TTCCCAGATGAGCTACTGAAAGATTCAACAATGGCAGTGAAAGCTCTGCGCCAGGTATTGGATTCTTCTGTCAAGTTGTATGTAATGGCGGATACGACTTATGGCAGCTGCTGCGTAGATGAAGTTGGAGCGGCTCATGTCAATGCTGAGTGTGTCATTCATTTTGGTCATACATGCCTAAGCCC GACATCAACTCTTCCTGCACTATTCATTTTTGGCAAATCTTCAATCAATGCTTCTAACTGTGTGGAGAATTTGCTTGATTGCGGGTTGAAAAGTGGCAAGCCTGTATTG GTTCTTTTTGGGCTGGAATACACGCATGCCATACCAGAAATTAAAGAAGCATTGACACCTTATATATCAAGTTTAAATGGAGATTTCCTTTTTGCTGATGCAAAATGTTCGGTTATAATCCCATATGAAGCTTCTGGACCTCGTAATCAACTCAGGCAAAGTGATAGTCAAGTGGCTGGTGAATGCTTTTCTAAAGGAAATGGCCTGGATTATACAATGGGAGGGTTGAGATGGAGATTGCCCGAAGGACGGAAAATGGAGGATTATTTGCTCTTCTGGATTGGGTTGAACAATCCAGCATTTGCAAATGTCTTACTTACATTCAATAGCTGTGAAACAG TCAGATATGCTGCGAATGAGGTTTGCTTGGTGACCGACTTATCTCAGCAGAAAAAAGTTCTAAAGCGTAG ATATTATCTTGTTGAGAAAGCAAAGGATGCCAACATAATCGGAATCCTGGTTGGAACACTTGGAGCAG TTGGTTACCTTCACATGATTCATCATATCAAAGAACTGATTACAAAGGCCGGGAAAAAACCATATACTTTTGTTATGGGAAGACCAAACCCTTCAAAACTTGCCAATTTTCCCGAG TGTGATGTTTTTATAAATGTGGCTTGCGCACAGACAGCTCTATTGGATAGCAAGGAGTTCTTTGCTCCTATAATTACTCCGTTTGAAGCTATGCTTGCTTTAGACAG GGGAAGTCAATGGACTGGAGGATATGTGATGGAATTTCAGGATTTGATTGGTTCAACTCCTGTAAAAGCAAGGGAACAGCCTGAAGAAGCACGTTTTTCTTTCCTTGAAGGTGGTTATGTTGAAGATTTGGAACTACAAGGTAATTGG GTAGAGAAGGATGGAGTTCATGCACTGGTGAATGCCACAGAAAAGGCTCTGCGAATATGCGATGACAACTCACAATCTGTCACGAAGGGCAAAGCCAGATCTGGGGCTGAATATTTTGCCAGTCGATCATACCATGGCCTTGATATTAATGTGAGCAATTCTCTTCCGGAGAAATTTTTGATTGGGAAAAGTGGAAAGGCATCGGGTTACAAGAATGAGAATGTGGAACCATAA
- the LOC140882598 gene encoding proline-rich receptor-like protein kinase PERK3: MKKDKQYFMDRLSCGISRMKSNKTVLQLRGPINDHVSYDEMIPSYSWEDGPSPSPQTTSTSSFMETKQDSQIPLPVATSDHQEYSSKSPNPADQKIPSLGEIFHLGRFEIISEEFENSICSLCNNRRPKIGLQRDFTYAELYEATDAFSPENYLSEGGFGFVFQGILKEGLKIAVKQHKAASLQGEKEFKSEVHVLKQARHQNLVMLLGSCSEESHRLLVYEYVCNGSLEKCLSNSDQISSPTLNWEQRIKVAVGAAKGLEYLHAHNIVHRDMRPSNILITHDHEALLGDFGLAKAQQGDTYQSSDSGVVGTLGYVAPEYAESGKMSTKTDVYSFGMVLLQLITGLKTTDAIPEGKSLVGWAKPLLETKNYPDLIDKRIVESHDVHQLFWMVRVAEDCLKRDPNKRCTMELVVHNLNCIREGNTNFIRDF, from the exons ATGAAGAAAGACAAGCAATACTTCATGGATCGGCTGTCTTGTGGGATATCGCGTATGAAAAGTAACAAAACTGTTCTACAACTTAGAGGTCCTATCAATGACCACGTTTCTTATGATGAAATGATACCTTCTTATTCGTGGGAAGACGGCCCGTCTCCTTCGCCTCAGACTA CTTCAACTTCTAGTTTCATGGAGACAAAACAAGATTCCCAAATTCCCCTTCCAGTTGCAACATCTGATCATCAAGAGTACTCGTCCAAGTCTCCCAATCCAGCTGATCAGAAAATTCCAAGTTTAGGAGAAATATTCCATCTCGGCCGGTTCGAAATTATTAGCGAGGAATTCGAGAATTCCATATGTTCCTTGTGCAATAATAGACGGCCTAAGATTGGTTTGCAGAGAGACTTTACTTATGCTGAGCTTTATGAAGCGACTGATGCATTTTCTCCAGAGAATTACCTATCAGAAGGGGGATTCGGTTTTGTTTTTCAAGGAATACTGAAAGAGGGACTGAAGATAGCCGTCAAGCAGCACAAAGCTGCTAGTCTTCAGGGAGAAAAAGAGTTCAAGTCTGAAGTGCATGTCCTTAAACAAGCCAGACATCAAAACCTAGTGATGTTACTAGGTTCTTGTTCTGAAGAAAGCCACAGGCTACTTGTATATGAATATGTTTGCAATGGTTCACTGGAAAAATGCTTGTCCAATAGcg ACCAAATTAGCTCTCCTACTCTGAATTGGGAGCAGAGGATAAAAGTAGCTGTGGGAGCAGCCAAAGGTTTGGAATATCTGCATGCACATAATATTGTCCACAGGGACATGAGACCAAGCAATATTCTCATTACACATGACCATGAAGCACTG TTGGGAGATTTCGGGCTAGCAAAGGCACAACAAGGTGATACGTATCAGTCGTCGGATAGCGGTGTGGTGGGAACTCTGGGATACGTGGCTCCTGAATATGCAGAAAGTGGGAAAATGTCGACCAAGACGGACGTGTACTCATTTGGAATGGTGCTACTGCAGCTTATAACTGGACTAAAGACAACTGATGCAATACCAGAAGGAAAAAGTCTTGTTGGTTGG GCAAAACCGCTTCTGGAAACGAAAAACTATCCGGACTTGATTGATAAAAGGATTGTGGAGTCACACGATGTGCACCAACTATTTTGGATGGTTCGAGTGGCAGAAGACTGTCTGAAAAGGGATCCAAATAAAAGGTGCACAATGGAACTG GTAGTTCATAATTTGAATTGCATCAGAGAAGGCAACACCAACTTCATAAGAGATTTCTGA